The sequence GATGATTTGCACGGCGCTATGCCGACTGCTTTCCGATGAAGGAATGCGGGTCGCTCCATTCAAATCGCAAAACATGTCGCGATTTTCCGCAAGGACTGAAAAGGGCGAAGAGATGAGCCGGGCACAAGTTTTGCAGGCGGAAGCGGCAAGGACGAAGCCGGTCATCGAGATGAATCCGATTTTATTGAAACCGCTCGGCAATATGCAATCGGAAGTGCGTTTTTTTGGACGGAATTTCAAGGCGATTGACGGCATGGCGTACCGCGAACAGTTTTTCGACCGTGCAATCGAGGCGATTCGGACATCGCTAAATCGATTATCGGAAACGTACGAAACTGTAGTGATCGAAGGGGCGGGCAGTCCGGCGGAAGTGAATTTGAACGACCGTGAAATCGTCAATATGCGTGTGGCAGATATGGCGGACGTGCCTGTGCTACTCGTCGCGGACATCGACCGAGGTGGGGCGATTGCGTCGATAGTCGGGACGCTAGTGTTACTGGAGCCGGCGCATCGGGCACGCGTGAAAGGCATTATTATTAATAAATTCCATGGCGATGTTTCGCTATTTGCGGAAGGTGTCGATTTTATCGAATCGTACACGGGCATTCGCGTTGTCGGGGTCGTCCCGCATATGATGGATCATGGGATTGAAGAGGAAGACATGGACCGTGTCGCTTCCATTGCGCCCGCTGACGTAGACGTTTACGATGCATGGGCAGCGCATATAAAAGCACATCTTGACTGGCCGTTCGTCCTTGATATTATCAAAGGACGGGCAGATTAATATGACGGGACTGTTGCTTGCATTCCAGTTTTTCTCGGCCATTCCTGTCCGAAAAGAGTTGCCGATGGAACGCAAAGACGTGACCGCAATGTATCTTGCATTGCCAGTTGTCGGCGCGCTAGTTGGGCTCGTCATGTATGGAATTGCGTTGCTGTTTATGGACGCAATCGGCACCGGCCCTCTGCTTGCGTCGTTTGCGATTGTGCTAACCGGAATTGCGCTGACGGGCGGCCTCCATATGGACGGATTTGCGGACGTTGGGGATGGTTATTTTTCGTATCGCGACAAGGAAAAGCGGTTGGCCATTATGGACGACCCGCGAATCGGCGCGTTCGGGACAATGGCCATTATATTAGTGATCATCGGTAAAATCGTATTGGTACACGAGTTGCTACTGCGGGAAGTGGATCTGTTGCCAATTTTACTTGTCGCGCCTGTACTGGCGAGGGTTGGCATGAATGTGTATTTTATAACGACGCGCCTCGCAAAGGAAAAAGGGATTGCCCATTTCTTCAAAGAGAAGATCGGTATGGGGATACTCATTGGCGGTTCGTTTTTCATAGGAATTGTCGCACTCATTTTATTCGGATTTGCAGTGCAATCGGTCATTATGCCTGTAGTACTTGTCGGCAGTCTGGCGCTTGCCGTTGTTTTATTCCGAATGTGGTCGTTAAGTCAGTTCGGGGGAGTGACCGGCGATTTATGCGGCGCTTTCATTGAAGGAATGGAGGCGATCGTTTGGCTGCTCGTCATCATTTGTATTTAATCCGCCATTTGCCGACAGCGGGCAATCGTCAAAAGAAATATATCGGCTGGACGGATGAACCGATTGAATCTCCTTCACATAAGGAAATGGTTCAATTGGATAGACTGCATCAGCGGATTGTGTACGGCAGTGACTTGCTACGGGCGAAACAGAGCGCGAATTTGTTTCTGCCGGATGCCTCGTTTCAACCGGATGCCCGATTCCGTGAATGTCATTTTGGGGATTTTGAAGGGAAAACGTATGCCGACCTTGAAAAAGATAAGGACTACCGAAATTGGCTGGATGATCCATTGAAGAATGCACCGCGTGGCGGAGAGAGCTTACTGGACGTCGAACGGCGTTTTCTTGAAGCACTCGGTGAACTGCCTGACGGTGCGATCGTCGTGACACATGGCGGTCCGATCCGCATTGCCCTGACGCGGTTTTCACCTAGCCCGCAAGAGTTTTGGTCTTGGCAAGTTCCGCATGGTTCCCTTTGGAAATTCGAATGGCGGAATCAGGATGAAGTGAAGGAGGGGATTCGGTGCAGATCATTATCGGAGGTGCCCATAACGGGAAGCGAGCGTATGTAGAAAAGTTGTTGTCAACTTCGCCGCATCATTGGGTGGATTGCTCGGCTGACGAGAGGTCGTTCAGTACGATAGCGGAAATTCCGCATAACACACTCATCGTTATTGAACACATCGACAGTTGGCTAGAGGAGACGGATTTGTCAGAAACGGAAGCGGTCCGCTTTATATTGGACACAATCAAAAACCGCGAAGTTGTCTTCATTCTTACGGATATCGGGCGGGGAATTGTCCCGATGGATGCAGCGCAGCGGTCGTTACGCGATGCGTGCGGCAGGCTTTATCAACAATTAATGGCGCAAGCAGATGAAGTGACGAGGATTTGGTATGGCTTACCACAAACTTTGAAGAAAAGGGGAGAAAGTATATGAAAATTTATACGAAAACTGGCGATAAAGGACAAACGAGTCTTATTGGAGGACGTGTCGACAAAGATAGCCTTCGCGTGGAAGCGTATGGGACAATGGACGAATTGAATTCGTTCGTCGGCAAAGCGATGACGGAACTTGATCCGGCGAAGTTTGCGGATTTACTTGTCGATTTGGAAGCGATTCAGAACGAATTATTTGATGGGGGCGGAGATCTGGCGAACGTTATGAAAGAGCGTCATTATAAATTATCCGATGAGCCGATTGAAGTGCTTGAAAAACGGATTGATGAGCTCATGGAAGAAGCACCGCCGCTTGAGAAATTCATCCTTCCCGGAGGATCCCCGGCATCCGCGACCTTGCATATCGCCCGCACAATTACGCGCCGCACAGAACGATTGACGGTTACGTTGATGAAAGCGGAAGAAGATGTGCCTGGAACGGTTCAACGGTACTTGAACCGACTTTCGGATTACTTCTTTGTCGCAGCACGTATTGTCAACGCACGCCTTGGTGTGCCTGATAATGAGTACGTTCGCAGTGCGAAAGTGTTCAGAACGGAAGACAAAAAGAAAAAGGACTGACTAACTATGAAACTTAAAACGATGACGCTCACGGCGCTGTTCGCCGCACTTTGTGTCGTCGGCGGATTCATTAAAATCCCGTCAGGCATCGGCTCACTGGCGCTCGACACCGTTCCTGCGCTGCTCGCGGCATCTTTTTTGCCGCCAGCGCTTGTCGGGTTCGCATCAATGTCCGGACATATCGCTTCGGGTCTCTATGCCGGGTTCCCATTAGGCCCGATTCATATACTAATTGCGATTGAAATGTTCATCATCCTCTACGTGTTCACCCGTATGCACAAAGCGGGACGGCATATTTGGAAATGGGTATTTTTCATCGTTGCCAACGGTCTTGTTGCACCATTGCCACTTTATTTCATCATCTCACCCGCATTTCTCGTTGCCGCAGTGCCATCCATTTTCTTGGCGACAGTCCTAAACGCGGCCGTCGCAATCATCGTCATGCCGGCACTCGCTAAAGTGACAAATGACAGAATGGGTTTACTGAAATGAGAAATGCAGTGGACATTGGTGGCGGATTCGTTATCACTACAGACAACTCCGGCGGCATCGGCATGAAACCTGCTGATCTCGTCGAAGCACCTGATCAGCTAACCGCCTACTTCGCCACACGTGTCGCACTCCTTGAGCAATGGGCGGCACAAGCCGAACCTATTTCCGTCCTCATCCACAACTTCAGTGGACCGGAAAGCTGGCAAGCTTACGAACAAGGCGTCCGCGACGCTTTTCATGAAGCAGACTGCGATCCGCCGCCAATCACCGGAAGCACGGAATCCAACATGACCCTACTTCAATCTGCCCTCGCCGTCACCATCATCGGCAAACGCAAGGACGTGCCGGTTACCAATGACGTGCACTGGTTCATCTACGGCAAACCATTAGTCGGCAATGAAGTACTCGAAAACAACCAACAACTAGCTTCCTTGCAATTAATTAAGGAAGCTATAGATCAAGGTTTAATCCAACAGATTTGGCCAGTAGGATCAGGTGGCATTCAGTCTGAATACAGAAACCTAACCGGCAATGCGAATTGTGAAATCCAAACAGATGTAGCTATCCACAAATCCGCCGGCCCGGCAACTAGTGTACTCATTGGTGTAAGCATCGATAGAATAAAAGAAGCACAAAACCATTTCGGAGATTTTTTCTATGAAATTAGTATTGGTTAATAAGCGGTTTAACGCAGTAACACTATGCGTTAAACCGCTTTTGTGTTTTTGTGCAATTTTTATTGTTTTACCATTACTTCTCCACCCCTGTTAAGAAGTTGTTTTTAGATGATTGAAGTGCAGGGCCGCGACTCCTTGGGGATAAGCGTGCCAGGAAAGACCCCGGAGGATCGCAAAGCGACCGAAGAGGCTTCCTCCTGCCCCACGGAAAGCGCCCGTCTGAAGCGGAAATCCTAGCTGTATCCTGTTAACTTATTACTACTGTTGCTTCAATCCATATAAAAAATGCTTGACCAGAGGTAAGAACGCGTCGGCCCGTAACGCAAATCATCGTGCTAGAAGTAGATAACTTTATTCACCACATACAAAATCATCAAAAAAGTATATCAAAATACAAAATAGGCATTGACTGAATGCTCATTCATATCTTAGACTAGACAATAGAACATCGACATAATCGACAAAATCTACTACACTATTCATAATTGGCTCGTTAAAGGAAGGAGAGAATACGAATGAACGCACTATTAATCGCAAACTGGGTTTTATTCCTGGCAGTCGTTGCATATGCCTTGGCTTTATTCACACATTTAATCACCACACGCGTCCAGTTCGTCAAACTCGGCCGTAAAGAAGAGTTTGACAGCAACGTTTCCCGCCGATTACATGCAGTTTGGGTAAACGTTTTCGGACAAAAGAAACTATTGAAGGATAAGAAGAGTGGTATTATCCACGTCATGTTCTTCTACGGATTCCTCTTAGTCCAATTAGGGGCAATTGACCTCATTTGGAAAGGGCTGAAACCGGGCTCACATTTACCGTTTGGACCAATCTACGGAGGATTCACATTCTTCCAGGAAATCGTCGTATTCACAATCCTCGTCGCAGTCGTTTGGGCATTCCATAGACGCTACGTCGAAAAACTTGTCCGCCTCAAGCGCGGATGGAAATCGGGTCTTGTCCTTATTTTCATTGGACTGCTCATGATTTCTACCCTAATCGCAAACGGAGCGAACATGATTTGGCAAGGCCATGAAACTACGTGGACGGAACCGATGGCATCCGCTATTGCAACCGCTTTCAGCTTCATGTCACCAACAGCTGCGGCTGCAGTGTTCTTTGTCGCATGGTGGGTGCATTTGCTGACGTTGCTGACATTCCTAGTTTACGTGCCGCAATCCAAACACGCGCACTTAATCGCTGGACCGATCAATACGTATATGATGCGTTTTGACCGCCGCGGAAAACTCGCGCCAATCGACTTCGAAGCACTTGAAGAAGTGGAAGACGAAGATGAAATGCCTGCACTTGGGGTAGGTAAAATTACCGATTTCACTCAAAAACAGATGATCGACTTCTACGCATGCGTTGAATGTGGTCGCTGTACGAATATGTGTCCGGCTACAGGGACAGGCAAAATGCTGTCACCGATGGATCTAATTACGAAACTGCGTGATAACCTGACGAATACAGGTGCACTAGTTACAAAGAAAAATCCGTGGGTGCCGGCACCAATGTTCAAAAATTCAAAAGGAAACCAAATCGCACTTGCTGCAGGTCTTGAAGGTGCAACAATGGACGATATTTACAACCCTTCCCTAATCGGTGACGTGATTACTGAAGAGGAAATCTGGGCTTGTACAACTTGCCGTAACTGTGAGGATCAATGTCCAGTTATGAACGAGCACGTCGACAAAATCATTGACCTTCGCCGTTATCTTGTCATGACGGAAGGGAAAATGGATCCAGATGCACAGCGCGCGATGACAAACATCGAGCGTCAAGGGAATCCTTGGGGCATCAACCGTAAAGAGAAAGAAAACTGGCGTGATGCACGTCCGGATCTTCACATTCCAACAGTGAAGGAATTGAAGAAGGCGGACGAGGAATTCGACTATCTATTATGGGTTGGTTCCATGGGTTCATTTGACAACCGTTCACAGAAGATTGCTCTTTCATTCGCACATCTACTGAACGAAGCGGGCGTCAAATTCGCTATTCTTGGGAATAAAGAAAAGAACTCCGGTGATACTCCGCGTCGTCTAGGGAACGAATTCTTGTTCCAAGAACTTGCGACAGCAAATATCGCGGAATTTGAAAAAGCGGGTGTTACAAAGATCGTTACGATTGACCCGCATGCATACAACATTTTCAAAAACGAATATCCGGATTTCGGCTACAAAGCGGAAGTCCTCCACCACACTGAAATGCTGTATGACCTTGTCCAGCAAGGGAAATTGAAGCCGGTACATGCCATCAATGAAACAATTACATTCCATGATTCATGTTACCTCGGCAGATATAACGATGTTTATGATCCACCGCGTGAAATTCTGAGAGCGATTCCGGGTGTCAATCTTGTCGAGATGAAACGTAACCGCGAAGACGGCATGTGCTGTGGAGCGGGTGGCGGATTAATGTGGATGGAAGAAGATACAGGACACCGCGTTAACGTTGCACGAACTGAACAAGCGATGGAAGTTAGCCCAGGGATTATTTCATCCGGCTGTCCATACTGCTTGACGATGTTGTCTGACGGAACGAAAGCGATTGAAGTAGAAGAGACCGTCGGAACTTACGACATTGCAGAGCTTCTTGAAAGATCGATTTTCGGTGAAGACTTCCAACCGGTTTTGGAAGAGGAAGAAGAACCAGTTCTTCAATAAACATTATTGCTAGATTTCAACATCAGCGTTATACTCAACTAAATGGGAGGCTTGATAGACTTCAAGCTTCCGGAAATGAAGGGAGTCCTCGTACTCCCTTTTCTTTTGAAAAGCAGTCGAGCGAGCGTTCAGTCGTAATGTAATAACTAGAAATGAAAACGTTCTCATTATCATGTTGAAATGGAGGAGACGAATTATGAACAAAACAGTCATCATCGATGGAGCACGTACACCATTTGGCAAAATGGGTGGCGCTTTATCCACAAAAACAGCAAGTGATCTTGGAGCCATTGCGATTAAAGAAGCGTTGAATCGTTCCGGTGTGAAGGCAGAAGAGGTGGATGAAGTCATCGTCGGTACCGTGCTGCAAGCAGGCCAAGGTCAAATCCCTTCAAGACAAGCCGCAACGAAAGCTGGATTACCGTGGTCAGTCAAAACCGAAACCATTAATAAAGTATGTGCTTCAGGTATGCGCGCCGTATCACTCGCAGATCAGCTTATTCGTCTTGGTGACGAAGAAGTTATCGTTGCAGGCGGCATGGAATCGATGTCTAACGCGCCATATTATTTGCCAAAAGGGCGCTTCGGTCTGAAAATGGGCGACGCGCAACTAGTAGACGGCATGATCTATGATGGACTGTCTTGTTCATTTTCACCGGACCGCGTCCATATGGGAACGTACGGCAATCAGACAGCAGAAAAATTCGCATTGACACGTGAGCAGCAGGACGAATGGTCATTGCGCAGTCACGAACGTGCGCTCAAAGCGATAGATGATGGAAAGTTTGCAAAAGAGATTGTCGCTGTGGAAATTCCTCAACGTAAAGGCGACGCTATCCAAGTCGATACGGACGAAGCCCCTCGCCGCGATACATCGCTTGAAGGTCTTGCAAAATTGCGCCCTGCATTCGGAAAGGACGGCACGATCACGGCCGGAAACGCACCCGGTGTCAACGATGGAGCATGTGCGTTAGTGCTCATGAATGAAGAGCGTGCAGAAAATGAAGGTAAAGCGGTACTTGCGACAATTCTCGGTCACGCCGAAGTAGCAATCGAACCAGAAAACTTCCCGCAAACGCCAGGGCTAGTCATCAACGCATTACTGAAAAAGACGGGTAAGACATTGGAAGAAATCGACCTGTTTGAAATAAACGAAGCGTTTGCTGCCGTTGCTCTCGCAAGCTCGCAAATCGCTGAACTGGATCCTGAAAAAGTGAACGTCAACGGTGGAGCAGTTGCACTCGGACACCCAATCGGCGCAAGCGGTGCACGCATTATTTTAACACTCGCGTATGAACTGAAACGGCGAGGTGGCGGCATCGGCATCGCATCCATCTGTTCGGGAGGCGGGCAAGGCGACGCAATTATGATTGAAGTGAAATAAGTTACTAGAGACGGAGGCAAAACATATGACGATCCAAAAAGTATTAGTCATCGGCGCGGGACAAATGGGCGGAGGCATCGCACAAGTTTGTGCACAAGCCGGATTTGACGTGAAACTGAATGATATTAAAGAAGCGTCTTATACAAAAGGCATCGGTGTTATTACGAAGAACCTTTCACGCAATGTCGAGAAAGGCAGAATGACAGAAGATGAAAAGAATGCAGTTCTAGGACGCATTACAATGTCTCTAGACCTGCAAGATGCAGCAGACGTTGATATTGTCATTGAAGCCGCTGTTGAAAACATGGCTATTAAAAAAACGATCTTCGCACAGCTCGATGAAATTGCACCGAAGCATGCGATTTTAGCGACAAACACTTCATCGTTGCCGATTACAGAAATCGCTGCAGCGACAAAGCGTCCCGAAAATGTTATCGGTATGCACTATATGAACCCAGTGCCTGTCATGAAACTCGTTGAAATCATTCGAGGACTTGCGACTTCTGATGAAGTGTATGAGGCAGTCGAAGAGATGACGCGCAAACTGTCGAAAACACCTGTTGAAGTAAATGACTACCCAGGATTTGTCGCGAACCGCGTACTTATGCCGATGATCAATGAAGCGATTTACACATTGTATGAAGGTGTCGCGTCAAAAGAAGCGATTGACGACGTCATGAAGCTCGGCATGAATCATCCGATGGGGCCGCTGCAACTCGCAGATTTCATTGGCCTCGACACTTGCCTTTATATTATGGAGACATTGCACGAAGGATTCGGCGATTCCAAATACCGCCCATGCCCGTTGCTAAGGAAATATGTCAACGCAGGCTGGCTCGGTAAAAAATCCGGCCGCGGTTTCTATGAGTATAGTTAAAAAGTAGTGATATAAATTAGTAGCTGCGTGATATACATGGGTCATTGATTGAAATAATCTTTTATCCAATCAATGGAACTGTGTACTTGTTAAATAAGCTTTGTATTTTAATTAAAGGGGTCGTCATTATGGATTTACAATTCACCGAAGAACAACAGATGATGCGCACGATGGTGAGGGATTTTGCCAAGACTGAAATCGAGCCGTTCATTCCCCAGATGGAAGCTGGAGAATTCCCGCGCGAAATTCTGAAAAAAATGGGCGAACTTGGTCTTATGGGCATTACTGTCCCTAAAAAATACGGCGGCTCCGAAATGGATTTCATTTCGTACATCATCGCCATTCACGAACTGTCGAAAGTGAGCGCGGTTGTCGGTGTTATCCTATCCGTCCATACATCTGTCGGAACAAATCCGATTATGTATTTTGGCAATGAAGAGCAAAAAGACCGTTACTTGCCGAAAATGGCATCAGGTGAATTTATCGGCGCATTTTGCCTGACTGAACCCTCTTCCGGTTCGGACGCTGGATCATTGAAAACGAAAGCCGTCAAAAAAGACGGTCATTATGTACTCAATGGCTCCAAAGTTTTCATCACAAATGGTGGAGAAGCGGATGTCTATATCGTCTTCGCATCAACGGATTCCACGAAAGGGACATACGGCATCTCTGCCTTCATCGTCGATAAAAACACACCGGGCCTTATTATCGGAAAAGACGAAGAAAAGATGGGTCTTCACGGATCGCGAACTGTGCAATTGACGTTCGAAGATATGAAAGTGCCCGCGGCCAATCTGCTTGGTGAAGAAGGAGAAGGCTTTAAAATCGCGATGGCGAACCTCGACGTCGGTCGCATCGGCATCGCTGCCCAATCACTCGGTATCGCAGAAGCTGCACTTGAAGCGTCAATCGGATACGCAAAAGAGCGGATCCAATTCGGCAAACCAATCGCAGTGAACCAGGGAATTGGCTTCAAACTTGCAGATATGGGAACCGCTACAGAAGCAGCTAGACTACTCGTCTACCGTGCAGCGCAACTCCGATCTGAAAACAAATCATGCGGCAAAGAAGCGTCCATGGCTAAACTGTTCGCATCCCAGGCCGCTATGGACAATGCCATCGAAGCCGTCCAAGTATTCGGAGGCTACGGCTACACTGAAGACTACCCAGTCGAACGCTATTTCCGCGACGCCAAAGTCACTCAGATCTATGAGGGCACGAGCGAAATCCAACGCATCGTAATTAGTAAGCATCTGACGAAATAACGTTGTTAGGGATGATTTTACGAATTGTGTTGAGCGGTTATATGGTAAACTTGAGCGTAAATCGTGCCAGGTTGAGCGGATATTCCGGAACTTGAGCGGAAATCGTGTCAGGTTGAGCGGATATTTTACTCGCCGTTACAATAAAGGGCGAAAAGCTAATTGGTCTTTTTTTTCCGCGGGAAGCTCCCTTCGTTATCGTTAATCCGTCGCGCAGAATGCTTTTGACAAATAAATCTCGGTTTTGCTCTTTGAATTGGGCACGACTAGCACGAGGTTGAGCGGATATCTGGAAACTTGAGCGGTTTTGGCTCAATGTTGAGCGGTTATTCCAGAACTTGAGCGGAAATTGTGTCATGTTGAGCGGTTATTCCAGAACTTGAGCGGAAATCACGCCATGTTGAGCGGTTATTCTAGAACTTGAGCGGAAATCGCGTCAGGTTGAGCGGTTATTTCGGAACTTGAGCGGAAATCGCGTTTACGGGCGGGAGTTCCCCGTTTATGGGCGTCCGCTCGGCTATTACGAGCGCGAGTCCACCGTTTACGGGCGGCCGCTTGGCTTTTACGGGCGCAAGTCACCTGTTTATGGGCGGCCGCTCGGCTTTTACGGGCGCGAGTCTCCCGTTTATGGGCGGACAATCGGCTTTTACGGGCGCATGATCGTCATTTACGGGCGCAAGCCCCCGTTTACAGGCGGTACACCCCACAACATTGAGCCGAAACTGCATTAACATTGATCACACCTAGTATTCGCATGGTGCGTAAATACCTATTTATTTCAATCATAAACCCAAGGAGGAAACAAAAATGGATTTCAAACTATCAGAAGAACATGAAATGATTCGCAAAATGGTACGCGACTTTGCAGAAAAGGACGTCGCACCAACAGCAGCAGAACGGGACGAAGAAGAGCGGTTCGATATGGACATCTTCAAGAAAATGGCTGAACTTGGCCTAACGGGTATTCCTTGGCCTGAAGAATATGGCGGCATCGGCAGCGACTATCTTGCTTACGTCATCGCAGTTGAAGAACTGTCACGCGTTTGTGCATCTACAGGCGTTACGCTATCTGCACATACGTCCCTCGCAGGATGGCCGGTATTCAAATACGGTACAGAAGAACAGAAGCAAAAATACCTTCGTCCGATGGCAGAAGGAACGAAAATCGGTGCATATGGTCTAACGGAGCCAGGTTCAGGTTCTGACGCGGGTGGCATGCGCACAACAGCGAAACTAGATGGAGACGACTATGTACTGAACGGTTCTAAAATCTTCATTACAAACGGTGGAATCGCTGATATTTATATCGTTTTTGCAGTTACTGATCCAGAGTCAAAACATAAAGGGACGAGCGCGTTTATCGTTGAAGCAGATTACCCTGGTTTCTCCGTCGGTAAAAAAGAGAAAAAACTCGGGATTCGTTCATCCCCAACAACGGAAATTATGTTTGACAACTGCCGTGTTCCTAAAGAAAACCTTCTCGGCGAAGAAGGAGAAGGCTTCATCATTGCGATGAAAACACTTGACGGTGGCCGTAACGGCATCGCTGCACAAGCAGTCGGTATTGCACAAGGCGCACTTGACGCTTCCGTCGATTACGCAAAAGAACGTGTTCAGTTCGGTAAACCAATCGCTGCGAACCAAGGCGTTGGCTTTAAACTCGCGGATATGGCAACAGCTACAGAAGCATCACGTCTATTGACGTACCAGGCTGCTTGGCTTGAATCGAACAACTTACCGTATGGAAAAGCGTCCGCCATGGCCAAACTGATGGCAGGAGATACGGCGATGAAAGTGACAACGGAAGCGGTCCAAGTATATGGCGGATACGGCTATACGAAAGATTACCCTGTCGAGCGCTTTATGCGTGATGCAAAGATTACGCAAATTTACGAAGGTACACAGGAAATTCAGCGGCTCGTCATCTCCCGCATGCTGACAAAATAATCGGGGGTGCACTGCACGATGCAACTCAAACACGAAGTGAAATCTTCAGTCAAAGATGAAAGTCTGATCGAAAAGCGACGAGACCAAATTATTGAAGGCGCCGTCAAACTGTTCAAAGAAAAGGGATTCCACCGTGCGACGACACGCGAAATCGCCAAAGCGGCGGGATTCAGCATCGGCACGCTGTATGAATACATCCGGACGAAAGAGGATGTCCTCTATCTCGTCTGCGACAGTATCTACAATGAAGTACAGAATCGCCTGTCTACATCGCTCGATCAGGAAGGGACAGTCGAAGGGTTACGCCAGGCAATCAGCACGTATTTTCATCTCATCGATGATATGTCGGACGAATTCGTCGTCATGTACCAGGAGTCGAAGT is a genomic window of Sporosarcina oncorhynchi containing:
- a CDS encoding acyl-CoA dehydrogenase is translated as MDLQFTEEQQMMRTMVRDFAKTEIEPFIPQMEAGEFPREILKKMGELGLMGITVPKKYGGSEMDFISYIIAIHELSKVSAVVGVILSVHTSVGTNPIMYFGNEEQKDRYLPKMASGEFIGAFCLTEPSSGSDAGSLKTKAVKKDGHYVLNGSKVFITNGGEADVYIVFASTDSTKGTYGISAFIVDKNTPGLIIGKDEEKMGLHGSRTVQLTFEDMKVPAANLLGEEGEGFKIAMANLDVGRIGIAAQSLGIAEAALEASIGYAKERIQFGKPIAVNQGIGFKLADMGTATEAARLLVYRAAQLRSENKSCGKEASMAKLFASQAAMDNAIEAVQVFGGYGYTEDYPVERYFRDAKVTQIYEGTSEIQRIVISKHLTK
- a CDS encoding TetR/AcrR family transcriptional regulator is translated as MQLKHEVKSSVKDESLIEKRRDQIIEGAVKLFKEKGFHRATTREIAKAAGFSIGTLYEYIRTKEDVLYLVCDSIYNEVQNRLSTSLDQEGTVEGLRQAISTYFHLIDDMSDEFVVMYQESKSLPKDALQYVTNKEMEMVALFKNLIRKCVDAGELRITEEAVDMAAHHLVVQGQMWAFRRWAIRSSYTIDDFIRLQTDQLLNGLVKSS
- a CDS encoding acyl-CoA dehydrogenase; this encodes MDFKLSEEHEMIRKMVRDFAEKDVAPTAAERDEEERFDMDIFKKMAELGLTGIPWPEEYGGIGSDYLAYVIAVEELSRVCASTGVTLSAHTSLAGWPVFKYGTEEQKQKYLRPMAEGTKIGAYGLTEPGSGSDAGGMRTTAKLDGDDYVLNGSKIFITNGGIADIYIVFAVTDPESKHKGTSAFIVEADYPGFSVGKKEKKLGIRSSPTTEIMFDNCRVPKENLLGEEGEGFIIAMKTLDGGRNGIAAQAVGIAQGALDASVDYAKERVQFGKPIAANQGVGFKLADMATATEASRLLTYQAAWLESNNLPYGKASAMAKLMAGDTAMKVTTEAVQVYGGYGYTKDYPVERFMRDAKITQIYEGTQEIQRLVISRMLTK